In a single window of the Lagenorhynchus albirostris chromosome 19, mLagAlb1.1, whole genome shotgun sequence genome:
- the OSGIN1 gene encoding oxidative stress-induced growth inhibitor 1 isoform X1 — MAVTPPTSQGARESQMLRLRWKLLSSQTAKCCAKVHCCCCGSDTQVLPPACLGGCPSSLCSGPTCPAVDTGVAVTLRTSEVVRWPRLCCTSLFKIFKNCCCQPQAPPRAPAMSNGWKDHLGARSSEPLPVVIIGNGPSGICLSYLLSGYNPYVKPDAIHPHPLLQRKLTEAPGVSIVDQDLDYLSEGLEGRCQSPVALLFDALLRPDTDFGGNVESVLSWKHQKERAIPHLVLGRNLPGGAWHSIEGSMVTLSQGDWMGLPDLQVKDWMCRKRRGLRNSRATAGDIAHYYRDYVLKKGLSHNFVSGAVVTAVEWGTPEPSSPGARDPSPLFQVNGFVTTADQSQQPFSLCARNVVLATGTSDSPARLGIPGEALPFVHRDLSALEAATRAGTVSPSSDPVLIIGAGLSAADAVLYARHYNIPVIHAFRRSVDDPGLVFNQLPKMLYPEYHKVHQMMREQSILSPSPYEGYRSLPEHQLLLLREDRQAVFRDPRGLQKVFGIALVLALIGSHPDLSFLPGAGADLATDPSQPLSAKRNPIDVDPFTYQSVHREGLYAVGPLAGDNFVRFVQGGALAVASSLLRKEARKPP; from the exons ATGGCGGTGACGCCGCCCACCTCGCAGGGTGCCCGAGAGTCCCAGATGCTACGGCTCAGGTGGAAGCTCCTCTCCTCGCAAACTGCAAAGTGCTGTGCGAAGGTCCATTGTTGTTGCTGTGGCAGTGACACCCAGGTCCTCCCACCAGCCTGTCTGGGCGGCTGTCCCTCGTCCCTCTGCTCGGGACCTACCTGCCCAGCGGTGGACACTGGTGTTGCTGTCACTCTGCGCACATCGGAGGTCGTACGCTGGCCTCGCTTGTGTTGCACCAGCCTGTTCAAGATTTTCAAAAATT GTTGCTGCCAGCCCCAAGCCCCCCCGAGAGCCCCAGCCATGAGCAACGGATGGAAGGACCACCTTGGTGCCCGCAGCTCAGAGCCCCTCCCAGTCGTCATCATCG GCAATGGTCCCTCGGGCATCTGCCTGTCCTACCTGCTCTCGGGTTACAACCCCTACGTGAAGCCAGATGCCATCCACCCACACCCCTTGCTGCAGAGGAAGCTCACTGAGGCGCCGGGGGTCTCCATCGTGGACCAG GACCTGGATTACCTGTCGGAAGGCCTTGAAGGCCGGTGCCAAAGCCCTGTGGCCCTGCTGTTTGATGCCCTCCTGCGCCCAGACACGGACTTTGGGGGCAACGTGGAGTCTGTCCTCAGCTGGAAGCACCAGAAGGAGCGAGCCATCccccacctggtcctgggccggAACCTGCCAGGGGGCGCCTGGCAT TCCATTGAAGGCTCCATGGTGACCCTGAGCCAAGGCGATTGGATGGGGCTCCCGGACCTGCAGGTCAAGGACTGGATGTGCAGGAAGCGAAG AGGTCTTCGCAACAGCCGGGCCACGGCGGGGGACATCGCGCACTACTATAGGGACTACGTGCTCAAGAAGGGCCTGAGCCATAATTTTGTGTCTGGCGCCGTGGTCACGGCCGTGGAGTGGGGGACGCCCGAGCCCAGCAGCCCCGGCGCCCGGGACCCCAGCCCCCTCTTCCAGGTGAATGGCTTCGTGACCACCGCGGACCAGAGCCAGCAGCCCTTCTCCCTATGCGCCCGCAACGTGGTCTTGGCCACTGGCACGTCTGACAGCCCAGCCCGGCTGGGCATCCCCGGGGAGGCCCTGCCCTTCGTCCATCGTGATCTGTCGGCCCTGGAGGCAGCCACGCGGGCAGGCACCGTGTCCCCGTCCTCGGACCCCGTCCTCATCATCGGGGCGGGACTGTCGGCGGCCGACGCGGTCCTCTACGCCCGCCACTACAACATCCCTGTGATCCACGCCTTCCGCCGGTCCGTGGACGACCCCGGCCTGGTGTTCAACCAGCTGCCCAAGATGCTGTACCCGGAGTACCACAAGGTGCACCAGATGATGCGGGAGCAGTCCATCCTGTCGCCCAGCCCCTACGAGGGCTACCGAAGCCTCCCCGAGCACCAGCTGCTGCTCCTCAGGGAGGACCGCCAGGCCGTGTTCCGGGACCCCCGGGGCCTCCAGAAGGTCTTCGGCATCGCCCTGGTGCTGGCCCTCATTGGCTCCCACCCTGATCTGTCCTTCCTCCCGGGCGCAGGCGCTGACCTCGCCACGGACCCCAGCCAGCCACTGAGCGCCAAGAGGAACCCCATTGACGTGGACCCCTTCACTTACCAGAGCGTCCACCGGGAGGGCCTGTACGCCGTGGGGCCACTGGCCGGGGACAACTTCGTGAGGTTTGTGCAGGGCGGGGCCCTGGCTGTGGCCAGCTCCCTGCTGAGGAAGGAGGCCAGGAAGCCGCCCTAG
- the OSGIN1 gene encoding oxidative stress-induced growth inhibitor 1 isoform X2, with amino-acid sequence MSNGWKDHLGARSSEPLPVVIIGNGPSGICLSYLLSGYNPYVKPDAIHPHPLLQRKLTEAPGVSIVDQDLDYLSEGLEGRCQSPVALLFDALLRPDTDFGGNVESVLSWKHQKERAIPHLVLGRNLPGGAWHSIEGSMVTLSQGDWMGLPDLQVKDWMCRKRRGLRNSRATAGDIAHYYRDYVLKKGLSHNFVSGAVVTAVEWGTPEPSSPGARDPSPLFQVNGFVTTADQSQQPFSLCARNVVLATGTSDSPARLGIPGEALPFVHRDLSALEAATRAGTVSPSSDPVLIIGAGLSAADAVLYARHYNIPVIHAFRRSVDDPGLVFNQLPKMLYPEYHKVHQMMREQSILSPSPYEGYRSLPEHQLLLLREDRQAVFRDPRGLQKVFGIALVLALIGSHPDLSFLPGAGADLATDPSQPLSAKRNPIDVDPFTYQSVHREGLYAVGPLAGDNFVRFVQGGALAVASSLLRKEARKPP; translated from the exons ATGAGCAACGGATGGAAGGACCACCTTGGTGCCCGCAGCTCAGAGCCCCTCCCAGTCGTCATCATCG GCAATGGTCCCTCGGGCATCTGCCTGTCCTACCTGCTCTCGGGTTACAACCCCTACGTGAAGCCAGATGCCATCCACCCACACCCCTTGCTGCAGAGGAAGCTCACTGAGGCGCCGGGGGTCTCCATCGTGGACCAG GACCTGGATTACCTGTCGGAAGGCCTTGAAGGCCGGTGCCAAAGCCCTGTGGCCCTGCTGTTTGATGCCCTCCTGCGCCCAGACACGGACTTTGGGGGCAACGTGGAGTCTGTCCTCAGCTGGAAGCACCAGAAGGAGCGAGCCATCccccacctggtcctgggccggAACCTGCCAGGGGGCGCCTGGCAT TCCATTGAAGGCTCCATGGTGACCCTGAGCCAAGGCGATTGGATGGGGCTCCCGGACCTGCAGGTCAAGGACTGGATGTGCAGGAAGCGAAG AGGTCTTCGCAACAGCCGGGCCACGGCGGGGGACATCGCGCACTACTATAGGGACTACGTGCTCAAGAAGGGCCTGAGCCATAATTTTGTGTCTGGCGCCGTGGTCACGGCCGTGGAGTGGGGGACGCCCGAGCCCAGCAGCCCCGGCGCCCGGGACCCCAGCCCCCTCTTCCAGGTGAATGGCTTCGTGACCACCGCGGACCAGAGCCAGCAGCCCTTCTCCCTATGCGCCCGCAACGTGGTCTTGGCCACTGGCACGTCTGACAGCCCAGCCCGGCTGGGCATCCCCGGGGAGGCCCTGCCCTTCGTCCATCGTGATCTGTCGGCCCTGGAGGCAGCCACGCGGGCAGGCACCGTGTCCCCGTCCTCGGACCCCGTCCTCATCATCGGGGCGGGACTGTCGGCGGCCGACGCGGTCCTCTACGCCCGCCACTACAACATCCCTGTGATCCACGCCTTCCGCCGGTCCGTGGACGACCCCGGCCTGGTGTTCAACCAGCTGCCCAAGATGCTGTACCCGGAGTACCACAAGGTGCACCAGATGATGCGGGAGCAGTCCATCCTGTCGCCCAGCCCCTACGAGGGCTACCGAAGCCTCCCCGAGCACCAGCTGCTGCTCCTCAGGGAGGACCGCCAGGCCGTGTTCCGGGACCCCCGGGGCCTCCAGAAGGTCTTCGGCATCGCCCTGGTGCTGGCCCTCATTGGCTCCCACCCTGATCTGTCCTTCCTCCCGGGCGCAGGCGCTGACCTCGCCACGGACCCCAGCCAGCCACTGAGCGCCAAGAGGAACCCCATTGACGTGGACCCCTTCACTTACCAGAGCGTCCACCGGGAGGGCCTGTACGCCGTGGGGCCACTGGCCGGGGACAACTTCGTGAGGTTTGTGCAGGGCGGGGCCCTGGCTGTGGCCAGCTCCCTGCTGAGGAAGGAGGCCAGGAAGCCGCCCTAG